In a single window of the Tetrapisispora phaffii CBS 4417 chromosome 11, complete genome genome:
- the TPHA0K01100 gene encoding uncharacterized protein (similar to Saccharomyces cerevisiae YLR278C; ancestral locus Anc_6.75) has translation MGRPKKIVSQKNIENFQKELEEVGERTDLLLQDKRGRSKSCLFCRRRKQRCDHKLPSCTACLKAAVKCVQPVRYSNATNNVSKKDRAKKPNSTNTTDSPYTAFSSQSGTPDLSSIQQLNSSQASSQIDLMNIPISGQTVNKIQPITTHNSAVVETKVVNTEESNNMLLKKIKYLEQLLDLSPTSSQFAERVEKYKQLNSMIGETQNSQNLGSQHQQSLFSSPGPIYANQSSSSQSVDGAFNQNRGMPYRAPIRQSINSPTVQEPEKYRLVRDIPALASDSVDSIDFSNSIFAKYNLKQLYNYDPVFEFDKELSRLFLDTYFTRLQFKYPLLDENEIYTFHHNYVNNKIYSYSETEFHFACGRMWLLFSISACLYMTSGKNKGLPPYRYFSTAIRHISKCDHNLTYLQQVELLTLLVLYILRTDQDSSILYEIIKDVMVICKDKLQLNIFGAEDVHCYKKLRIFWSVYLLERMICISVWRPYSIVESEIKLPYLPNDVFEHNGKTPQKNNNVFFLNQSLMLRRIESEFVEKLKILPHTVTDKKILKEQLPLVKNYFHRLESWRAGCSASHFKNYENETIKLYYYRSVRLLIQPYLEVLKPEDRLFRECQAAAGQICQLYKIFHQKTVYGHSTPAVHIVFVAGVTLIYCMWLTRNLDDKRRKILGDVSKHTRPHLSASLFSTIDDLRACSVCLYSMTERSKFARIFRDTFDQLMNATIGNLIERCGPDSSELIYITSGNNELVIQDGVDQYSKLNMGGSKHDGMPPAVNRVYGKRQGESYGGFVENSQVDRETKHDLKRSRKVLENTSLPNGLSNLLINGTDSDKSDGNLDDNIEKTSEELSNNFTNPGTSSESEKAIINRLFCNAPENVSDDNKKNQYIVKKPNASPEVDWEPYQIQAYLQQHVARQNLQAYLSSLVPNAAASINGTPPKQLNDAQINVKSPPIYDRRSPQQECDRYILNNNAPSSDEYYNQNVRQSVSASTLVNADEITNKTHSNLSVSTAVQTPIESQPLPMINPHNVSNDTLELFSGISNQFGNILLNNGAHDMINNISSWTSDFSSIFTAEQLSEYNLGNEYQNEKTSMYSRKYNATNPNFENANFFNGVGNGMATNKYSNPNPSFVEMKPNKSESSTHSQNNWNNMFGNPFTDGFHTGKENYGSIAQ, from the coding sequence ATGGGAAGgccaaaaaaaattgttagtcaaaagaatattgaaaattttcaaaaggAATTAGAAGAAGTAGGTGAACGTACAGATCTACTTTTGCAGGACAAAAGAGGAAGATCTAAATCATGTTTGTTTTGTAGGAGAAGAAAGCAGCGTTGTGACCATAAACTACCCAGTTGTACTGCATGTCTAAAAGCAGCAGTTAAATGTGTTCAACCTGTTAGGTATTCTAACGCCACAAACAACGTTTCGAAAAAAGATAGAGCAAAGAAACCTAATTCGACCAATACCACAGACTCTCCATACACCGCATTTTCATCCCAGTCTGGAACTCCAGATTTATCCTCTATACAACAGTTAAATAGCTCACAAGCCAGCTCTCAAATAGATTTGATGAATATACCGATATCTGGACAGACTGTAAATAAGATACAACCAATAACGACTCATAATTCTGCCGTTGTTGAGACAAAAGTTGTGAATACTGAAGAATCTAATAATAtgttattaaagaaaattaaatatttagagCAATTACTTGATCTATCTCCAACTAGTTCACAATTTGCAGAAAGAgtagaaaaatataaacaattaaatagCATGATTGGAGAGACACAAAATAGTCAAAATCTAGGATCACAACATCAACAATCTCTATTTTCTTCGCCAGGGCCTATTTACGCTAATCAATCGTCATCATCTCAATCTGTTGATGGTGCCTTTAATCAAAATAGAGGGATGCCATACAGAGCTCCTATTAGACAATCAATAAACTCTCCAACGGTACAAGAACCAGAAAAATACAGATTAGTCAGGGATATTCCTGCACTTGCTTCTGACTCAGTTGACTCTATcgatttttcaaattcaatatttgctaaatataatttgaaacaattgTATAATTATGATCCagtatttgaatttgataaagaaTTATCGAGGTTATTTTTGGATACTTATTTTACACGTTTGCAATTCAAATATCcattattagatgaaaatgaaatatacaCTTTTCATCATAATtatgttaataataaaatatattcatattccGAAACTGAATTTCATTTTGCGTGTGGTAGAATGTGGTTACTTTTCAGTATAAGTGCATGTTTATACATGACATCAGGTAAAAATAAAGGTTTACCTCCTTACCGTTATTTTTCGACAGCAATTAGACATATTTCCAAATGTGATCATAATTTAACTTATTTACAACAAGTTGAATTGTTAACATTGTTagttctttatattttaagaaCCGATCAAGATTCTTCAATCTTATAcgaaattattaaagatgTGATGGTTATCTGCAAAGACAAACTTCAACTAAACATATTTGGTGCAGAAGATGTACACTGTTATAAAAAGTTAAGAATATTTTGGTCAGTCTATTTATTAGAGAGAATGATTTGCATTTCAGTTTGGAGACCTTACTCAATTGTCGAATCAGAGATTAAGTTACCATATTTGCCAAATGACGTCTTTGAACACAATGGGAAAACTCctcaaaaaaataataatgttttctttttaaacCAATCTTTGATGTTAAGAAGGATTGAGTCTGAGTTTgtagaaaaattgaagatacTACCTCATACTGTAACTgataaaaagatattaaagGAGCAGTTGCCTTTAGTAAAGAATTATTTCCACAGATTGGAATCATGGAGAGCTGGCTGTTCAGCATCTCATTTTAAGAATTATGAGAACgaaacaattaaattgtattattatagATCTGTAAGGTTATTGATTCAACCATATCTAGAGGTTTTGAAGCCTGAAGATAGATTGTTTAGAGAATGTCAGGCAGCTGCTGGTCAGATTTgtcaattatataaaattttccATCAAAAAACTGTATATGGACATTCTACACCTGCTGTTCATATCGTTTTTGTTGCGGGCGTGACATTAATATACTGTATGTGGTTAACAAGAAATTTAGATGAtaagagaagaaagatATTAGGTGATGTATCAAAACACACTAGGCCCCACTTAAGTGCAAGTTTGTTTAGTACCATTGATGATTTAAGAGCATGCTCTGTTTGTCTTTATTCTATGACGGAAAGATCTAAATTTGCAAGAATATTTAGAGACACATTTGATCAGTTAATGAATGCTACCATAGGGAACTTGATTGAACGTTGTGGACCAGATTCATCtgaattaatttatataacatCAGGTAACAATGAATTAGTCATCCAAGATGGTGTTGATCAGTATTCTAAATTGAATATGGGAGGATCAAAACATGATGGTATGCCTCCGGCAGTTAATAGAGTTTATGGTAAAAGACAAGGTGAATCATATGGCGGTTTTGTTGAAAATTCCCAAGTTGATCGAGAAACTAAACatgatttgaaaagaaGTCGGAaagttttagaaaataCGTCACTACCAAATGGATTGTCTAATTTGTTAATCAATGGCACAGACTCTGATAAATCTGACGGAAATTTGGAcgataatattgaaaagacATCGGAGGAGTTGTCTAACAATTTCACTAATCCTGGCACTAGTTCTGAATCAGAAAAAGCAATCATTAACCGATTATTTTGCAATGCTCCAGAGAATGTATCAGATGACAACAAAAAGAATCAATACATCGTCAAAAAACCAAATGCATCTCCTGAGGTTGACTGGGAGCCTTATCAAATACAGGCTTATTTACAGCAACATGTAGCTCGCCAAAACTTACAAGCAtatttatcttcattagTCCCAAATGCTGCTGCCTCTATAAACGGAACGCCTCCTAAGCAGTTAAATGATGCTCAAATTAATGTTAAATCTCCACCGATATATGATCGCCGTTCTCCTCAACAAGAATGTGATCGctatattttaaataataatgctCCTAGCAGTGATGAGTACTACAATCAAAATGTCAGACAAAGTGTGTCTGCTTCTACATTAGTTAATGCTGATGAAATCACAAACAAGACTCATTCGAACTTATCTGTATCAACTGCAGTACAGACGCCTATTGAATCACAACCTTTACCAATGATCAATCCACACAATGTAAGTAATGACACGCTTGAGTTATTCTCTGGAATTTCTAATCAATTCGGTAATATTCTATTGAATAATGGAGCACATGATATgatcaataatatttcttcttggaCCTCAGATTTTTCGTCGATATTTACTGCGGAGCAATTATCAGAATACAATTTAGGAAATGAATACCAAAATGAGAAAACATCCATGTACTCTAGGAAGTACAATGCCACTAACCCTAATTTTGAGAATGCAAACTTTTTCAATGGAGTTGGTAACGGGATGGCTACcaataaatattctaatCCAAACCCGTCATTTGTAGAAATGAAACCAAACAAATCTGAATCTTCGACACACTCTCAAAATAATTGGAATAATATGTTTGGTAATCCATTCACTGATGGTTTTCATACTGggaaagaaaattatgGCTCTATTGCCCAATAA
- the YSH1 gene encoding cleavage polyadenylation factor subunit YSH1 (similar to Saccharomyces cerevisiae YSH1 (YLR277C) and SYC1 (YOR179C); ancestral locus Anc_6.74) has product MEQPNPTGLRFFSLGGGNEVGRSCHILQYKGKTIMLDAGVHPAYQGLASLPFYDEFDLSTVDILLISHFHLDHAASLPYVMQRTNFNGRVFMTHPTKAIYRWLLKDFVRVTSIGGSPNEKDDNLYTDEDLSESFDRIETIDYHSTMDVNGIKFTAFHAGHVLGAAMFQIELGSLRVLFTGDYSRELDRHLNSAEIPPLASDVLIVESTFGTATHEPRLSREKKLTQLIHSTVTKGGRVLMPVFALGRAQELMLILDEYWSHNEEELGNGQVPIYYASNLAKRSMSVFQTYVNMMNDSIRKKFRDSKTNPFIFKNISYLKNIDSFQDFGPSVMLAAPGMLQNGLSRDLLEKWCPEPKNMVLITGYSVEGSMAKYLMLEPENIPSVNNPEVNIPRRCQVEEISFAAHVDFQENIDFIEQIRASNIILVHGESNPMGRLKSALLSNFSSTKGTEDEVHVFNPRNCADVILEFKGVKVAKAVGTIVEEIQKEEKEIKEEKEIREEDANIKSETSDVKLEKSDEKIIPKEGKQNDDNEGVIISGILVSNEKNFDLNLVSLEDLREHYSELSTTVLRERQSVQVNCRKELIYWHLCQMFGDISVLEDEDEITNVVENGETEKKINDDMGRLVLEIMNDLKLTVVNHVATLEWIQGLISDSVADSIIAILMSVDSTPASVKRSSNSCNHNHTHGNTLQIEQTDDVWKIKQISKLFTRQFGDSFTLLLGKNNSDNIKKEENTEVKQETDDIFGMVTIGKNTARINFSKMKIVECNSNPLKGRVESIMNIGTDLVASLC; this is encoded by the coding sequence atggaACAACCTAATCCAACTGGCTTGAGGTTCTTTTCCTTAGGTGGTGGTAATGAGGTCGGTAGATCATGTCACATCCTTCAATATAAAGGTAAAACTATTATGTTAGATGCAGGTGTTCATCCTGCTTACCAAGGCCTTGCATCCTTACCTTTCTatgatgaatttgatttatctACAGTTGATATACTATTGATTTCACATTTTCATTTAGATCATGCAGCATCGTTACCTTATGTCATGCAAAGAACTAACTTTAATGGTAgagtgtttatgacacaTCCAACTAAAGCTATTTACAGATGgttattaaaagatttcGTCCGTGTTACGAGCATTGGTGGTTCTCCTAATGAGAAAGATGATAATTTATACACAGATGAAGATTTGTCTGAATCCTTTGATAGAATAGAGACTATTGACTATCATTCAACCATGGATGTCAATGGTATTAAATTTACGGCCTTTCATGCAGGTCATGTTCTTGGTGCTGCCATGTTTCAAATAGAATTGGGAAGTTTGAGAGTTCTCTTTACAGGTGATTATTCTCGTGAACTGGATCGTCATTTGAATTCTGCTGAAATCCCGCCATTAGCTTCTGATGTTTTAATCGTGGAATCGACTTTTGGTACTGCCACACATGAACCTCGTTTGAGTagagaaaagaaattaacaCAACTGATTCATAGTACTGTAACCAAGGGAGGCCGTGTTTTAATGCCAGTTTTTGCATTAGGTAGAGCCCAAGAATTAATGTTAATCCTAGATGAATACTGGTCTCacaatgaagaagaattggGAAATGGTCAAGTGCCGATCTATTATGCTTCTAACCTAGCCAAGCGTTCTATGAGTGTCTTCCAGACATATGTTAATATGATGAATGATTCTATTCGTAAAAAATTCAGAGATTCAAAAACAAACccattcatttttaaaaatatttcatatttgaaaaatattgattccTTTCAGGATTTTGGTCCTTCCGTGATGCTAGCTGCACCAGGTATGTTACAAAATGGTTTATCTAGAGATTTATTGGAAAAATGGTGTCCTGAACCTAAAAATATGGTATTAATAACTGGTTATTCTGTTGAAGGTAGCATGGCGAAATATCTGATGTTAGAACCTGAAAATATTCCATCTGTTAATAATCCCGAAGTGAATATCCCAAGAAGATGTCAAGTAGAGGAAATCTCATTTGCTGCTCATGTTGATTTTCAAGAAAACATTGACTTTATTGAGCAGATAAGAGCgtcaaatattatattagtTCATGGTGAATCCAATCCTATGGGTAGATTGAAATCAGCTTTGTTATCTAACTTTTCCAGTACGAAAGGTACAGAAGATGAAGTTCACGTATTTAATCCACGAAACTGCGCAGACGTGATCCTTGAGTTCAAAGGTGTAAAAGTGGCCAAAGCTGTTGGAACAATTGTGGAAGAGATccaaaaagaagaaaaggaaataaaagaagaaaaagaaataagaGAAGAAGATGCAAATATCAAATCTGAGACCAGTGATGTGAAACTAGAAAAAAGtgatgaaaaaataatacccaaagaaggaaaacaaaatgatgataacGAAGGAGTTATTATTTCTGGTATTTTAGTATCTAATGAGAAGAATTTTGATCTAAATTTAGTATCACTTGAAGACCTAAGAGAGCATTATTCCGAATTGTCTACGACTGTTCTGAGAGAAAGACAATCTGTTCAAGTAAACTGTagaaaagaattaatttattgGCATTTATGCCAGATGTTTGGTGATATTAGCGTGcttgaagatgaagatgaaataaCTAACGTAGTTGAAAACGGTGAAACGgagaaaaaaatcaatgatGACATGGGAAGACTAGTTCTTGAAATTATGAATGACTTAAAGTTGACTGTAGTTAACCATGTCGCTACATTAGAATGGATTCAAGGTCTCATAAGTGACAGTGTTGCAGACTCTATTATAGCCATTCTGATGAGTGTCGATTCAACTCCAGCAAGTGTCAAAAGAAGTAGTAATAGTTGTAACCACAACCATACTCATGGAAATACACTACAAATAGAACAAACTGATGATGTTTGGAAAATAAAGCAAATATCAAAACTTTTCACTCGGCAGTTCGGTGATTCTTTTACTTTACTTCTAggaaaaaataattctgataatatcaagaaagaagagaatACTGAAGTTAAACAAGAAACTGACGATATATTTGGAATGGTCACTATCGGTAAAAATACAGCTCgtatcaatttttcaaaaatgaaaatagtaGAATGCAATTCCAATCCATTAAAGGGCAGAGTGGAAAGTATAATGAATATTGGTACTGACCTAGTAGCATCATTGTGTTGA